One Thiocapsa bogorovii DNA segment encodes these proteins:
- a CDS encoding cation:proton antiporter domain-containing protein, which produces MELNSFVLSAIALLTVAALAVALFKHLGLGSILGLLVAGIVVGPHSPGPSVTAQVEDVRNFTELGVVMLLFLIGLEMKPRRLWSLRREVFGMGSAQILISGLLVAGYISLYDYSWRASLLMGLTLALSSTALVMQTLHERADLATRHGTAAFAVLLMPESRVSLVNPSGGSCRRTDSLLGDDLFWPRFAPLRAALRHDVRPRGAVGLRTALRRTARRRVGCALHTAFAASRPRPLRHCGGTHAPTPTGGRSASLRSPCLADRIWRWCRCSRSCRSSPMSVPCHRMSPSGSRSSSSPAWWDWSSVSGATWCRSR; this is translated from the coding sequence ATGGAGCTCAACAGCTTTGTCCTTTCGGCGATCGCGCTGCTCACCGTGGCGGCGCTCGCGGTTGCCTTGTTCAAGCATCTGGGGCTGGGTTCGATCCTGGGACTGCTGGTGGCGGGGATCGTGGTCGGGCCGCACTCGCCCGGCCCGTCGGTGACGGCGCAAGTCGAGGATGTGCGCAACTTCACCGAGCTGGGCGTGGTCATGCTGCTCTTTCTGATCGGTCTGGAGATGAAGCCCCGGCGGCTCTGGTCGCTCCGTCGCGAGGTCTTCGGGATGGGCTCGGCACAGATTCTGATCTCCGGTCTTCTGGTGGCAGGCTATATCTCGCTCTACGATTATTCGTGGCGGGCGTCGCTCTTGATGGGGCTGACCTTGGCGCTCTCCTCGACGGCTTTGGTCATGCAAACCCTCCACGAGCGCGCCGATCTGGCCACCCGCCACGGGACAGCCGCCTTTGCAGTCCTCTTGATGCCGGAGAGTCGCGTGTCGCTCGTGAATCCGTCCGGGGGCTCCTGCCGCCGGACGGACTCGCTCCTTGGCGACGACCTGTTTTGGCCCCGGTTCGCCCCGCTCCGGGCCGCGCTGCGCCACGACGTGCGCCCGAGGGGCGCGGTCGGGCTGCGCACGGCCCTGCGACGAACGGCTCGACGGCGTGTCGGATGCGCTTTGCATACCGCCTTCGCGGCTTCGCGACCACGGCCGCTTCGCCACTGCGGCGGCACGCACGCGCCGACGCCTACCGGGGGCCGCTCGGCTTCGCTCCGCTCTCCATGCCTCGCGGACAGGATTTGGCGGTGGTGCCGCTGCTCGCGATCGTGCCGATCCTCTCCGATGTCGGTGCCCTGTCATCGGATGTCCCCTTCTGGCAGCAGATCCTCGTCGTCGCCGGCATGGTGGGATTGGTCGTCGGTTTCGGGCGCTACTTGGTGCCGATCGCGCTGA
- a CDS encoding NAD(P)H-binding protein — translation MPSTQPRRPRVAVAGASGFIGTAVCRALTDAFSVRALTRSPARAQTPDPDRRITWRHCDLFSALDLAEGLADCDYAVYLVHSLAPSSRLTQANPRDMDLILADNFAQAAAANSVKQIIVVGGLIPDSFRISPLLWSRREVELVLASRGTPVTALRAGLVVGAGGSAPRLLVDLVRRLPLLLLPPSARSMTRPVALVDLVRAVRHCLGRPETYRGAYDIGGPECLSYEEMLRRTTEVLGLRRRILTLPWMPLWLASATARFFSGAPSAVVGPALESLPQDTVIRDNPVQRAIDRDAIPFREALRLALDRTGRHLLPSPRQPIEDQSRELMRRARLVRSIQRVILPPGQDATWVAGNYFRWLGTCCWPMVCTEIDETGRCSVFTRLPRLHLLTLQWLAEESGPQRQVYAIVGGLLSRPDGPGRARFEFQTLLGDRYTMAAIHDYAPALPWYVYLWTQAVAHLLVMRRYQRRLARLAR, via the coding sequence ATGCCATCCACCCAACCCAGGCGACCGAGGGTCGCCGTCGCCGGCGCCAGCGGCTTCATCGGCACCGCGGTCTGCCGCGCACTGACGGACGCCTTTTCGGTTCGGGCGCTCACCCGATCGCCCGCCCGCGCACAGACACCCGATCCGGATCGGCGCATCACCTGGCGCCATTGCGATCTCTTCTCCGCGCTCGATCTGGCCGAGGGTCTCGCGGACTGCGATTACGCCGTCTATCTGGTCCATTCGCTCGCACCCTCGTCGCGCCTCACGCAAGCCAATCCGCGCGATATGGATCTCATTTTGGCCGACAACTTCGCGCAGGCCGCGGCGGCCAACAGTGTCAAACAGATTATCGTTGTCGGCGGCCTGATTCCGGATAGCTTCCGGATCTCGCCGCTGTTGTGGAGTCGCCGCGAGGTCGAGCTGGTGCTGGCCTCGCGCGGGACACCGGTCACGGCGCTGCGGGCCGGACTGGTCGTCGGCGCCGGCGGCTCGGCACCGCGACTGCTGGTCGACCTCGTCCGGCGCCTGCCGCTGCTCTTGCTGCCGCCGAGCGCCCGTTCGATGACGCGGCCCGTCGCGCTCGTGGATCTTGTTCGGGCCGTACGCCATTGCCTAGGGCGGCCGGAGACGTATCGGGGCGCATACGACATCGGCGGACCCGAATGCTTGAGCTACGAGGAGATGCTGCGCCGGACGACCGAGGTGCTCGGCCTTCGGAGACGGATCCTGACCCTGCCCTGGATGCCGCTCTGGCTGGCCTCGGCCACCGCGCGGTTCTTCAGCGGCGCCCCATCGGCAGTGGTCGGTCCGGCTCTGGAGAGTCTGCCCCAGGATACGGTGATTCGCGACAACCCGGTGCAGCGTGCGATCGATCGGGATGCAATCCCCTTTCGCGAGGCACTGCGCCTCGCGCTCGACCGAACCGGCCGACACCTGCTGCCGAGCCCGCGACAGCCGATCGAGGATCAGAGTCGCGAGCTGATGCGCCGCGCGCGACTCGTGCGTTCCATCCAGAGGGTGATTCTACCTCCGGGTCAGGATGCGACTTGGGTCGCCGGCAATTATTTCCGCTGGCTCGGCACCTGCTGCTGGCCCATGGTCTGCACCGAGATCGACGAGACGGGGCGATGCAGCGTCTTCACCCGCCTCCCGCGCCTGCACCTGTTGACGCTGCAATGGCTGGCCGAGGAGAGCGGCCCGCAACGTCAAGTCTACGCCATCGTCGGCGGCCTCTTGAGTCGACCGGACGGACCCGGGCGCGCACGCTTCGAATTCCAAACCCTGCTCGGCGACCGCTACACCATGGCCGCCATCCACGACTATGCCCCCGCCCTGCCCTGGTATGTCTACCTCTGGACCCAGGCGGTCGCGCATCTCCTGGTCATGCGGCGTTATCAGCGGCGCCTCGCACGGTTGGCGCGGTGA